The DNA sequence TGCCAGCCACAAAAATCCAAACCTCAAATTCCCCTTCACAGTGGATGAAGTGATAAAAGCTGCATGTACGTCCACGCTGCATCTGCATCACTggcatttatttatgttttaagcGAACGCTCTCCGTGTTGATGGATGCACGCTCCGATTACTTTCACGTCCTGCCTAGCTGGAGTGAGTCTGTACCAACCCCTATCTATCCAGGGAGGCCCGTAACTTCAGGTGCATCTTTCTGTGAATCTCAAACTTTTCTAAAAGTCATCATCGGGATGCTTTTGTTACGACACACACAAGACCGGGGATTGTTTTTCTGCACAATATGCATTTTGCACTTTGGCAATGTGCATATTACATCTTCCCCCTGCTGCAAACTAGGGAGGCACAGGGCTGCTGATAAGATCCACCACTTAGGGAACGATGGAGCAGGCGTCTGTGcaaagaagaggggggggggggaagtagCACCACTCACTCATTAGGTTTGATTTCCAGAACAGCAAGCTTCTTTTATCAGCAAGTTGAAATACCTCCCAGTCTGAGTAATGACATCAATGCCCAATAATATCTGTATCAAATCAATCATTCAAGCATTGAACTCAAAGTCTTTTTTCTGGCCTGTGTTGTAGCACACGTTCCCCAGCGATGCCCTTCAGAGAATCATTATCTCAGTAAAACGCCACGAGGGGCTCGAGTGCTTCCACACACAACCTCTTTAACCCGCATTCATTATTCAGGGGGAATCTAGTGGAGGCTGATCTACAGGGAGAGCGGGAGAAGCCACTGATGTCTTGCTCTTACAACTAAAGATGAACAGGGGATGTCTAAATGCTAAGAATTCCACTAgtattaacatttcatttattgttttggaGTTTGCCTGCACGTATACAGTACAATACAAGTACAATAGACAATGATGTGATCTGCTCTGCTGTTTAAACGTTTTACTTGAAATGAAACTGAACTCTTTTAGCTTCTGTTATTCATCTGTATTTATAGTATTCTCTCCTCTTTGTATTTCATTTCTGTTGATATAGAATAGGGATGTTTTTGCAATATTTGAGTGTGGGTTTAAGCCATTATGGTTAACACCTcaaaacttaacttaacttaacttgtTTAAATCTATTAATACAGTTGTATATTGGATGCTTAGACTGAACAAAACGTTGTGTATTGCCATGTACAGTGAATATAAGAATGGCTGAGACACTATGTATTATTGTATAAACGGCTAACAATGGTTCAGTTATGTGTTTCCCTTGGTGATTGCCCCCGTGCTTGTCACATTATGCCCGAGTTGTTGTAATAACGGTAAGACAATCTGCCACATGCAACCGGATCCCAATTGAATGGcgagaaatgaatgaaacatgtGACAAGGTGTGATTAGTTATCTTCCAATCATTGTTTGTTGACAGATGGGTCCTTTGTCGAGGTAATTTGTTCAACAGAATAACCAGGTAGATAATTACCTGTTTGCTTCTGTGGCTGTTAGGGGCCCattgttttgttaaaaacatCCTAACAGGGAATATTCATTGTTCAGTACAGGGGAAAACCAGAGGGGGTCATTGTATGTAGCTGTCCTGAGGCCACATGATTTTCTTTACTTGACGTTCCTTCCCTGCATTTGCATATGCATATTAAATCTCTGTCAATCCTGCAGCAATGATATTCCAGCAGCCACCAGATTCCACTTTTTTAAGTGGAATTAAATATCATCCAGTTTTAGCAGGcctcacttcccccccccccctccaaaccGCAGCTGCGTCTATAGGTTCCACTGCATCAGATTAGACCACTATTCACCCGGGATGCAAATAAACAGGATAGGGTTTTAAGAGGCTGCAGCGGAAAGGGGTGTGACGAGGGTGTTGTATTTCACGTCAAACCACCTGGAGAGGAGACACTTAAGGCTCGCTGTTGCACGGTGCCAGCGGCAGTAGAGactccactcacacacagaggggcCACATCACTTGAATGACTTCACCTGAATAACTGTATTGGAAGGAAGACTGTGCTCCCTCAGGCAATGGAGAGCAGACTCAGACCGCTCGGCCTCGGTGGCATGCAGGTGCCTCCTTCCCTCCTGCGCCCTCCGCCTCTCTTCCTCCGGGCCTGCAACCCCATGATGGAGAGGGGATACCCGCGCACCCCGAAGTGTGCCAGATGCAGGAACCACGGCGTGGTGTCCGCGCTCAAGGGCCACAAGCGATTCTGCAGATGGAGAGACTGCGTGTGCGCAAAGTGCACGCTGATAGCGGAGAGGCAGCGGGTGATGGCTGCTCAGGTGGCTCTGAGGAGACAGCAGGCCCAGGAGGAGAGCGAGGCCCGGGAGATGAGGATCATGTACTCCGGGCCAGGGCTCGGAGGAGGGGAACCGGGGATCCCTCAGGGGTCACATGTGGGCCCCGGGGTGCCGGCAACCACCAGCCACACTCCAACAGCTCCCAGTTTTGATGCTTTTGGAAGAGAGAACCATAAGGATGGTGAGTTGAAATAAAAGTGTCTATTGTGAGTTCCGTCATGTTGTATTATCACAATTTGGATGCATATTCCCAATTATGTGTTACTACATTTGGTTTATTTGCACAACACCAATTAGGCGATTTTGATTATGGAAGGTTTCGCTTTGTGCGCATTTTACGCATTTACGCATTTTACGAGAGAACCATAAGGATGGTAAGTcgaaataaaaagtgtttattgTGAGTTCCATCATGTTGTTGTATCACAATTTGGATGTATATTCCCAATTATGTGTTACTACATTTGGTGTATATGCACAAGCGATTTTGATTATGGAAGGTTTCGCTTTGTGCGCATTTTACGCACGGTTTGGATGCAACCATAAACATGCAAACATGACTTTAAACtaaatgtttctctctcatgTGCATTTCAGATGACAAACTGAGCAAGTACCACTTTTACAACGGATTCATGGGTCGACACCTCTTTGCATCCCCCCACTCCACACAGCTGCACTCCCCAAGTGCCAAGAAGGAGTTGTCTCCCGGCAAAGACACCGAGGACAGTGCGAGTCCATCCCCGGTGTTCGATCAGGGCTCAGACCACACGGAGAGCCCCCCGAGGTCGATCTCCTCCTCGGACCCCGAGTCAGGGAGCGAGACGGACAAACCCCGGGACACATACCCGAGCCTGGAGCGCGACCCCACCGACATCATGGCTAAGATTTTCCCGCATCAGAAGCGGGACACGCTGGAGTCTATGGTGAGAACGTGCAAAGGTGACATTGTCAAATCCATCGAGCTGGTGTTGAGCTCCAAAGAGAACAAGATCGACTCAGACAGCTCGTCTGTGTCTAACCACCCAAACGGGCTCAGGCCTCCTGTGGCACTGCCCGGAGCTCTCGGTGCGCTGGGGAACAAATCCGCCTTCTCCCCGCTCCACATGGCACCGCCGGCCGCCGGGGGAGAGAGCCTGTACGGCCTCAGTCCTCGCCTCGGCCTCAGCCCTTTACGGCTGGCCTACTCCTCTGCAGGCTTCATGTCCCCGTACATGTCATCCGGACTGATGCCAATGTTCCCAATGCGTCCGCCCCTGGACTCGTATTCTTTCCCAGGCATGATCCGTGACCTTTCCTACCTGCAGAGCAAAGAGGCTCTGTGCAACACAGGCCTGTACGCACGACTGAACAGCGACAAATGACAGTAATAACTAAAGAGGAACACATGAAAATGGTcatatttttttagtttatgATATTGTAAAGTGTCTTTCTGATTCTCTTCTTTTTACAAGAGCTTCGAACTACAGAAAACTATGCATCCTGACAattctgtttttatattgtaaatgttgtaaaaatggtttattgttaataaattgttacaaaaataaaaggtgCACTTGTtttattctatctatctatctatctatctatctatctatctatctatctatctatctatctatctatctatctatctatctatctatctatctatctatctatctatctatctatctatctatctatctatctatctatctatctatctatctatctatctatctatctatctatctatctatctatctatctatctatctatctatctatctatctatctatctatctatctttcgatctatctatctatcttttgaAAATGCATTCATAGCCATAAACAAGTGTAAGTATGGTGGGATCTTACTGCTTTGTCACTGTACTTATAAAGTCcataaaatacttttactttcaaTACTctaactttattaaaaaatcaAGTATTTACTTAATTTAACTCAAGTGGAAAAGTTAacgtggtacttttacttgagtttaATTAAGTTAAATGAATGAGTAACTCCTCCATGGTATAAGTACATGTTTTTCTCCTTCAAGCATATATTTACACAAGGGAGAAAGTCACAATACTCtttgtaaacacaaaataacCTTAATGTGCACAATCAAAGCTGAGATACAGTGGGAGCGATTGGCCCTTTAAGTTTTGGGAAGAAGCGTAAAGATTGATGCCCACGAATCAGGCATCAAACCTTTGAGTCACCCATTTACAGCCTGTATAACACAGAGTGGCATGTTCCGATGAGGTAAATGAGGATTTAACCTTGCTTCACAGTATTTGTTTCAGTTAGTGAAGGAATATGAGGTCGAATGTCAGAATTGAAGTGTCGCAATGAAGCAAATGAGCAGAATGTTACATAGTGAGTAAAGGTCAAAGAGCTGAAATGTTGCTTTATTGCGAAATAAACAGAACGTTGGAACGACATGTCACTGGTGATGACTGGTTGTAAGGGAAACTTTCTATCAAAATAAATCCTGTTGAGGTTGTCATGGGACAAGTCTGCTTTCTGTCCCCGGATTGACAACCAAACACGGAGGAGCAGCGCTTGCTTGTCATGCTCCACAAAATAGTTTCACATTTCTAAACATGGCACtgttaatttcattattttatttgttatctttctttacTCTCTTTGTAACTCTTTCTTAGtttcctttattagtcccacaatgggtaaatttgcaatattacagcagctAGAGTCAACACATGGGCATCAGTTAGTAATgagtaacatgcaatacttaagtgtaaggaTAATAATACTTAAGGAACTGTAaggaatataaa is a window from the Limanda limanda chromosome 22, fLimLim1.1, whole genome shotgun sequence genome containing:
- the LOC132996081 gene encoding doublesex- and mab-3-related transcription factor A1-like, with protein sequence MESRLRPLGLGGMQVPPSLLRPPPLFLRACNPMMERGYPRTPKCARCRNHGVVSALKGHKRFCRWRDCVCAKCTLIAERQRVMAAQVALRRQQAQEESEAREMRIMYSGPGLGGGEPGIPQGSHVGPGVPATTSHTPTAPSFDAFGRENHKDDDKLSKYHFYNGFMGRHLFASPHSTQLHSPSAKKELSPGKDTEDSASPSPVFDQGSDHTESPPRSISSSDPESGSETDKPRDTYPSLERDPTDIMAKIFPHQKRDTLESMVRTCKGDIVKSIELVLSSKENKIDSDSSSVSNHPNGLRPPVALPGALGALGNKSAFSPLHMAPPAAGGESLYGLSPRLGLSPLRLAYSSAGFMSPYMSSGLMPMFPMRPPLDSYSFPGMIRDLSYLQSKEALCNTGLYARLNSDK